One window from the genome of Blastocatellia bacterium encodes:
- a CDS encoding zinc-binding dehydrogenase, giving the protein MKALVFYDHGDLDVLRYEDVPTPEPAETEVLVKIEAAALNHLDIWVRRGLPGLKLPKPHIGGADGAGVVVKLGAGVTGIELGTRVAINPGLNPVEDEFTRRGEHPMSPAYGILGESRAGTLAEYVVVPASSLLPMPDGATFEETAAAQLVFLTAWRMLITRGQLRAGETVLIIGAGGGVNTAALQIAKLAGAEVIALTSTEQKMEKARQCGADHVINYKTEDWVKRVQELTHRRGVDVVVDNVGRATWQQSILAARRGGRIITVGNTSGPLVEMNMRYVFWKQLTILGSTMGTPEEFREVMNLVWKGRLRPIIDRVMPLAEGKEAQAIMERGEQFGKIVLKP; this is encoded by the coding sequence ATGAAAGCACTCGTGTTCTACGATCATGGGGACCTGGATGTGTTGAGGTATGAGGACGTCCCTACGCCCGAGCCGGCTGAAACAGAAGTATTGGTTAAGATCGAAGCTGCTGCGTTAAACCACCTGGACATTTGGGTGCGCCGCGGTTTGCCTGGATTGAAGTTACCTAAACCCCACATTGGCGGCGCCGATGGCGCTGGCGTAGTGGTCAAGCTGGGCGCGGGTGTCACCGGCATTGAGCTGGGCACGCGTGTCGCGATCAATCCTGGCCTCAATCCGGTTGAGGATGAGTTCACGCGGCGAGGCGAGCATCCGATGAGTCCGGCCTACGGCATATTGGGCGAGTCACGAGCCGGTACGCTGGCTGAATACGTGGTTGTACCGGCAAGCTCGCTGCTGCCCATGCCCGATGGAGCGACATTTGAAGAAACAGCCGCAGCGCAATTGGTCTTCTTGACAGCGTGGCGCATGCTGATCACGCGCGGTCAGTTGCGCGCCGGCGAGACCGTGTTGATCATTGGCGCTGGTGGCGGCGTGAATACGGCAGCCTTGCAAATTGCCAAACTGGCTGGCGCAGAAGTTATCGCGCTAACCAGCACGGAGCAGAAAATGGAGAAAGCGCGCCAGTGCGGCGCTGATCACGTGATCAATTACAAAACGGAGGACTGGGTCAAACGCGTTCAAGAGCTGACTCATCGTCGGGGCGTGGATGTGGTGGTGGATAACGTCGGGCGAGCCACCTGGCAGCAGAGCATTTTGGCGGCCCGGCGGGGTGGTCGAATCATCACCGTTGGCAATACCAGTGGCCCGCTGGTGGAAATGAACATGCGCTATGTCTTCTGGAAACAACTGACGATCCTCGGCTCGACGATGGGAACCCCAGAAGAGTTTCGTGAGGTGATGAACTTGGTCTGGAAGGGCCGTCTGCGACCGATCATTGATCGGGTCATGCCGCTGGCTGAGGGAAAGGAGGCGCAGGCCATCATGGAGCGGGGTGAGCAGTTCGGCAAGATCGTCTTGAAGCCGTGA
- a CDS encoding nitrilase, with protein sequence MEHIRYAVAVCQTDFANPLDRSQMRANTERMLSMIDSAVAGAAPFMPVRLVVFPEFAHAAPVFPTVKELLDKLAVPIPNEHTDRLVRKAREHNLYIQSGTMLEADPRWPGHVFNTTCLIGPEGICYKYRKVNTWIPYEVHTSPHDLDNYDEPLFPVADTPIGRLGCAICYDWLFPEAIRQLAANGAEVLLRVSAYMDPWGATEPMDWWTIVNRCRAIENIAYVVAANQGASLKHYPPYSWPGGSMVVDFDGRILAQASPGPGERIVVATIDLSALRHERRTRLGHHMLAHLRTEAYPVYRSHRYPPPVPQGETVPSYERNVALIEQAKCDNG encoded by the coding sequence ATGGAACACATTCGATACGCCGTAGCCGTTTGTCAAACTGACTTTGCCAACCCGCTTGACCGTAGCCAGATGCGGGCGAACACCGAGCGGATGCTGTCCATGATTGATTCGGCAGTGGCCGGAGCGGCGCCCTTTATGCCGGTTCGGTTGGTTGTCTTTCCAGAATTCGCGCACGCTGCGCCGGTGTTTCCTACGGTCAAGGAATTGCTTGACAAACTTGCTGTGCCGATCCCAAACGAGCATACAGACCGGCTGGTGCGGAAGGCGCGAGAGCACAATCTCTACATTCAAAGTGGCACAATGTTGGAAGCCGATCCGCGTTGGCCGGGGCATGTGTTTAACACAACGTGTTTGATCGGCCCGGAAGGAATTTGCTACAAATACCGCAAAGTCAATACGTGGATTCCCTATGAGGTGCACACCAGTCCCCATGATCTGGACAATTACGATGAGCCTCTCTTCCCTGTGGCTGACACGCCAATTGGCAGGCTTGGGTGCGCCATTTGTTATGACTGGCTGTTTCCCGAAGCAATCCGACAATTGGCTGCCAATGGCGCTGAGGTTCTGCTGCGGGTCTCTGCCTACATGGACCCGTGGGGCGCGACCGAACCGATGGATTGGTGGACGATCGTCAATCGCTGCCGAGCGATCGAAAACATCGCCTACGTGGTAGCGGCCAATCAAGGCGCGAGTTTGAAACATTACCCGCCGTATTCGTGGCCGGGCGGCAGCATGGTGGTGGATTTCGACGGACGCATCTTGGCGCAAGCGTCTCCCGGACCAGGTGAGCGGATTGTTGTGGCAACGATTGATCTATCGGCATTGCGACATGAACGACGCACGCGACTCGGTCATCACATGCTGGCTCATCTGCGAACCGAAGCTTATCCGGTCTATCGCTCGCATCGGTATCCGCCGCCTGTGCCGCAGGGTGAGACAGTGCCTTCGTATGAACGCAACGTTGCACTGATCGAGCAGGCCAAATGCGACAACGGCTAG
- a CDS encoding rhodanese-like domain-containing protein, whose translation MKHAEGFLAIVNDAKTRIREISPQEVLAKWRHGESFHFIDVREDHEWSRGHCQGAVHLGRGIIERDIEARIPDRDAQIVVYCGGGYRSALVADNLQKMGYRNVYSMAGGIRLWQELGYPMVVPPGS comes from the coding sequence ATGAAGCATGCTGAAGGCTTTTTAGCGATTGTCAACGATGCTAAGACCCGCATTCGGGAAATATCACCGCAAGAAGTACTGGCCAAATGGCGCCATGGTGAGTCATTTCATTTCATTGATGTGCGCGAGGACCACGAGTGGAGTCGGGGTCACTGTCAGGGCGCTGTGCATCTGGGTCGCGGCATTATCGAGCGCGACATTGAAGCGAGAATCCCCGACCGTGACGCTCAGATTGTGGTCTATTGCGGCGGTGGCTACCGGTCGGCGCTGGTCGCCGATAACTTACAGAAGATGGGCTACCGGAATGTCTATTCGATGGCGGGCGGCATCCGGTTGTGGCAGGAGCTGGGCTATCCGATGGTTGTGCCGCCCGGCTCCTGA
- a CDS encoding HD domain-containing protein, with protein MAERIYRDPVHNIIALDQDNELDRLLIALIDTPEFQRLRRIRQLGLALYVYQGAEHSRFVHSLGVMHLMRRILTRLGQKHHIDQQHRRAGCCAALLHDIGHGPFSHVIESLLGYRHEDWSVRIIMDPTTTLHQVLVEADAELPAQIVAVIEHRYQPKFINQLVSSQLDVDRFDYLLRDSLMTGAKYGVYDMEWIVHALELDPVHDFLFVSSKGLYAVEEYLQARYYMFRQVYFHRALRTTRVVLKSIFQRAMELSADDQLRFKLPGTAMGKLLGQQPLTTDEYLQLDDHDMMFYIKQWTREPDAILSDLANRFLHRRLLKSIDLKIPDDLKPEFMEQAERLVSAAGFDPRYYLGEDRASDIPYWGPYSPQQASPESGIYIAGDHGQLHEIASVSPVVAGMQPFQINRLCFPEQVADAITALIQQFPMAEASSR; from the coding sequence ATGGCCGAACGAATTTACCGAGACCCGGTACACAACATCATCGCGCTTGACCAAGACAACGAATTGGATCGGCTGCTGATCGCCTTGATTGACACGCCGGAATTTCAACGGCTCCGTCGCATCCGACAATTGGGATTGGCGCTCTACGTCTATCAAGGGGCTGAACACAGCCGCTTCGTTCACAGTCTTGGCGTCATGCACCTGATGCGTCGTATTCTGACACGACTCGGCCAAAAACATCACATTGACCAGCAGCACAGACGCGCTGGCTGTTGCGCCGCTTTGTTACACGACATTGGCCACGGCCCGTTCTCTCACGTGATCGAATCGTTGCTCGGTTATCGCCACGAGGACTGGTCTGTCCGGATCATCATGGACCCGACCACGACGCTGCACCAGGTGCTGGTTGAGGCTGACGCCGAGCTGCCGGCTCAGATCGTCGCTGTGATTGAGCACCGATACCAGCCCAAATTCATCAACCAACTTGTCTCCAGTCAACTGGACGTTGACCGATTCGATTACCTGCTCCGGGACAGCTTGATGACGGGCGCCAAATACGGCGTCTATGACATGGAGTGGATCGTCCACGCGCTCGAACTCGACCCTGTGCACGATTTCTTGTTCGTGTCGTCTAAAGGCTTGTACGCTGTCGAAGAATATCTGCAGGCACGTTACTACATGTTCCGGCAGGTCTACTTCCATCGCGCGTTGCGCACAACCCGCGTCGTGCTCAAGAGCATCTTTCAACGCGCGATGGAATTGAGCGCCGATGACCAACTGCGGTTTAAGCTTCCCGGCACAGCGATGGGAAAACTACTCGGACAGCAACCGCTCACCACCGATGAATACCTGCAACTGGACGATCACGACATGATGTTCTACATCAAACAATGGACGCGCGAACCCGACGCGATTCTCAGCGATTTAGCCAACCGGTTTTTGCATCGGCGACTGCTCAAATCAATTGACCTCAAGATACCTGATGATCTGAAGCCCGAATTCATGGAACAGGCTGAGCGACTGGTCAGCGCCGCTGGATTTGATCCTCGTTACTATCTGGGCGAGGACCGCGCTTCCGACATTCCCTACTGGGGTCCTTACTCGCCGCAGCAGGCAAGCCCTGAATCAGGCATCTACATTGCTGGCGATCACGGCCAGCTTCACGAGATTGCCTCGGTGTCGCCGGTCGTGGCCGGCATGCAGCCGTTTCAGATAAACCGGCTCTGTTTCCCCGAACAGGTCGCCGACGCTATCACCGCTCTGATTCAGCAATTTCCTATGGCCGAGGCATCGTCACGATGA